Part of the SAR202 cluster bacterium genome, GAACAATTTTATTAATTAATCCAAGTCTTTCTGCTCGTTCAGCATTTATTGAATCTCCAGTAAATGCTAACTCTAAAGTCAAGCCTATACCTATGTGATAATGCAATTGATTTGCACCAGTAGCTTGTGCCCATTTAATGAATGGGATAGCCATATCTAAAGTGTCTGATGCTATACGTATATCTGTACCCATTGCAAGATTAAATCCACCACCATGGGCGTGTCCTCTAAGACTTCCAATAATTGGTTTTGCAAGACGCCTCATTGCATTGACTACTAAAGTCCAACGGTTTGCACCAAATGTATAGTGTTTAACTTCATCTGGTCCGGTTTCTCTGGGGAATTTATCATTTTCCATTCCTTTTAGATCATCTCCTGCGCAAAATGAGCGTCCAGTACCAGTGAGAATGATACATCTCACATCATCATCCATTTCACAATCATTTAATGCGTCGAGAAATTCGTATCCAAGTTCAATGTTAATTGCATTTAGTCTTTCAGGTCTATTTAAAGTAATAGTTGCAATTGATTCAGATTTTTCTAAAGTTATGGTGTTATATTTATTAGCCATATTACTCCTATCGATTCTAAATTTTTGTCACT contains:
- a CDS encoding enoyl-CoA hydratase/isomerase family protein, which codes for MANKYNTITLEKSESIATITLNRPERLNAINIELGYEFLDALNDCEMDDDVRCIILTGTGRSFCAGDDLKGMENDKFPRETGPDEVKHYTFGANRWTLVVNAMRRLAKPIIGSLRGHAHGGGFNLAMGTDIRIASDTLDMAIPFIKWAQATGANQLHYHIGIGLTLELAFTGDSINAERAERLGLINKIVPDDKLEEETLTFAKRLANGPTRSIGLTKSAIYKGWNKDLDTAFDYQGIAQVFARQSEDHAEGRLAFSEKRKPEFKGQ